Part of the Kamptonema formosum PCC 6407 genome, AACACTTGGGAGTCAGACTGCCCCGCTGGGGGAGTTGGTGTTGTTCTTGGTACTGGTGGCGCTGGAGGGGCTTCTGGGCTTGGTGCTGGAATGTCTACTGGCGGGGTAGGGGACTCTGGAGCGGAGTTATCAGGCGGCAGTGGAGCTTGAGCAATGTCCCTGGGAGAATGAGGGACGTAGCCTACAGGTGTGCCGTCTAATGCAGGGTTTCGCTTGGATGAAGTGGGATTCCCCAAGGCTCGCTCTGAGATGGTTTCGGCTTGTTTAAATTGATATGTTTCCCCATTCTTAGCCAGCTTTTGGTCGGGAGGACAAGATGTCCGCCCCATAACTTTATTTGTTGTCGAATCTCGATCTGGCTGCTGGTTTTCCAATGGGCTGCAAGATTTTAATTCAACTATCTGGGCGATGTTATGAGGCTGGTTGGATTCAGAGATTTTTCCTAAATCTCTTGATATTGCGGTTTTTGTTTCTTCAATCCAACCGATTGTATTTTCCTGCTTACTTGGGTTCTTTGGCAACAAAAATATCTCGGTGCTTTCGGCTTTACCAGTTACTCCAAAGTTTTCCAAAAAAGTCGGGTATCTATGAGCCTGTAATGACTTTTTGGTAGCATTTTTGGATATTGGCTCTCCTGGTTTTTGAGTTGATGTAGACAATTCAGATAAATTTGAAGACTTTACAGAGCTAGGCGTTAAACCTGTTTCTGAAGGCTCAGAGGAGGATGTTTGGCAATTTGCGGAGTTTGATAATCCGAAAGTTGCTGAGGCAGTAAAAACTGCCACTAAAACAGCAGATAATCGCATTTTTATTCCAATTTTTGGACATTCCACACACCACATTTTTGTTAATCGTTAGTTGTTGGTTGTTAGTTGTTGGTTGTTGGTTGCCGATTTGACTAACTATTAACCACTAACCACTAACCACTAACCACTAACTACTAACCACTAACTATTAACGCTTTTAGACAAACTTTGCAATTGTACCGCATTGGCAAGGGAGTCTAAACGTTTTGAGCTAAAACCCGCTGGAGGACTTGTTGATAAGCTGTCTCCACTGAACCTAAATCGCGGCGGAATCGGTCTTTGTCCATCACCCGTTTGTCGGGGTCGGTTTCGGACTGATCCCAGAGGCGACAGGTGTCGGGACTAATTTCATCTGCGAGGATGAGTTTACGATCGCGATCGAGTCCAAATTCCAGTTTGAAGTCTACCAGGGTAATGCCGCACTGGTTGAAAAACCCTTTGAGAATTTCATTGATTTGACGGGCGGCGGCTTGTAGTTCTTCAAGTTGATAGGGGGTTGCTAGTTGCATGAACAACAGGCGATCGCGGGTTAATAGGGGATCTCCGAGTGCATCATTTTTGTAATAAAATTCCACTAGGGCTGGAGTGAGAACTGTACCCACTGCCAGTCCGGTTTGTTGGCACAGACTACCTGCGGCAATGTTCCTGACTACAACTTCCAAGGGGAAAATCTGGACGCGACGGACTCGCATCTCGTTAGGGCTGGGGCAGTCGATAAAATGAGTGGGAATACCTTTGGCTTCCAGTAGCTGAAATAGGTGGCGGGATACGGCACAGTTAATTTCGCCTTTGCCGGCAATAGTGCCGCGCTTCTGGGCGTTAAAGGCTGTAGCGTCGTCTTTAAAATAGGTCAGCAAAATCTCGCTGTCATCTGTAGCGTAGAGGATTTTGGCTTTGCCTTCGTAAAGTTTGCTGTCGGGGGACATAGGGATTTGAGTTTTTAGATTGAGGTTGGGCATTTTAACACTCCCGCTTTTTTTGGCTTAGCCTGCCGTTAGGCTAATGGGACGGGATTTGTCAGAGATGTTGATCGGCATACTAAAATTTGTCTATAATTGCATAGACCTTTCTACTTTAGACAAGTGATGTCTAGCTTCAAGATCCTCGGTTGCTGTGCATAGTTTTCTTAGTTGAAAAGGATTGAGGTGTTAATTGTGTACCCGATTAAGTTAGAACT contains:
- the purC gene encoding phosphoribosylaminoimidazolesuccinocarboxamide synthase, which gives rise to MSPDSKLYEGKAKILYATDDSEILLTYFKDDATAFNAQKRGTIAGKGEINCAVSRHLFQLLEAKGIPTHFIDCPSPNEMRVRRVQIFPLEVVVRNIAAGSLCQQTGLAVGTVLTPALVEFYYKNDALGDPLLTRDRLLFMQLATPYQLEELQAAARQINEILKGFFNQCGITLVDFKLEFGLDRDRKLILADEISPDTCRLWDQSETDPDKRVMDKDRFRRDLGSVETAYQQVLQRVLAQNV